GGAGAGTAGCTTAAGAAAATATATTGTGTTAATTATTATAAGTTTTATAGGTTTATATATATCTTCTTGTTCACCTATTATTAGTAGTATAGAGCACTCTGAATTAGATACGGATGTTAAATTTAGTAAGTCAGTATTTTTAACACCCTCTGAGGATAGAAAAAAGATTTATGTTAGGGTTACCAATACCTCAGGAAATTATAATCTTAATTTTAAGGAGAAATTAATAGGTTATCTAGCAAATGGTGGTTATAAGTTTGTAGATAACCCAGATGAAGCTGACTATGAATTAAGAGCAAATATTTTATTTGTCGACGATGTAAAAAAATACAAGGCAGCTGAGGGTGCTTTTGAAGGTTCAGCTTTTGGAGCTTTAGCTGGAGCTGCTGCTATTGATCCTGATATAGGTGGAGCATTAGCTGGTTGGGCAGTTGGTGCAGCAGCTGGAGCAGCAACTGGTTTTTTATTTCCTGTTAAAACATTTGCAGGTGTGGTTGATGTTAGAGTGGTAGAAAATATAAATGGTAAACAGAAAGATGATTCTTTACAGGTTGCTGTTAAGGCAACACAAACTAGATTGGATAAAGAAAAGGCTTCTTTAATTATATCAGATAAATTAGCTGAACAGGTAGCAGCCCTATTTTTATAATAAAATAGGGCTGTTTTTTAATCATGGCATTGATGTAAATGTCCACCTGGGCAAGACTGGCCAGTGGTTTTTAATTTATCATTAATTAAATCATTAACCAATTCTTCTACCTTTTTTGTTTCTGCGCCTAAATAAACATCAATATTATATTGATTAAAAAAGTTCACAGCTTTTGGGCCCATACCACCGGCAATGATTATATTAACACCTTTATCTGCAAGCCACTGAGGAAACACACCTTGGCCATGTTCAGGTGGAATTAAGGATTCACTCTCAATGATTTTACTATTTTCCACTGTTGCAATATAAAAGGTTTCACAACGCCCAAAATGTGGACTTAAGACTCCATTTTCAGATGGTATTGCTATCTTCATAGGTATCCTCCTAATGTTAATTATTTAATTTATTTAATTTATTTTCAAGAAATAAATCTAAATTCTCTTTTACACTTTTGTTATCACCCTTATATATAGCTATTTTGTCTTTTAGGGTATTCTTTGCTTTAGGTCCAATGTCACCAGTTATAAGAGCATCAATCTGTAATTCTAACAATTTTGAAGCAGCTTTAATACCTGCACCATGCTCAACATCAATATTCTCACTATTGTCAAAAAAATAACCATCCTTTTTTTCAGTATCATAGATGTACCAGTATTTACTTCTTGCAAACCTAGCGTCTAGTTTTGCATTAATATTGTTACCTTCCGATGTTATAGCTAATTTCATAGCTACCTCCTTTTGATATGTTTTTTAATATGTTACTCCAAATATTTTTAAATAATTCGTTAAAATAATCATTATACTCTGAGAGGAGAACCTTTTT
This is a stretch of genomic DNA from Deferribacterota bacterium. It encodes these proteins:
- a CDS encoding NifB/NifX family molybdenum-iron cluster-binding protein, coding for MKIAIPSENGVLSPHFGRCETFYIATVENSKIIESESLIPPEHGQGVFPQWLADKGVNIIIAGGMGPKAVNFFNQYNIDVYLGAETKKVEELVNDLINDKLKTTGQSCPGGHLHQCHD
- a CDS encoding NifB/NifX family molybdenum-iron cluster-binding protein yields the protein MKLAITSEGNNINAKLDARFARSKYWYIYDTEKKDGYFFDNSENIDVEHGAGIKAASKLLELQIDALITGDIGPKAKNTLKDKIAIYKGDNKSVKENLDLFLENKLNKLNN
- the traT gene encoding complement resistance protein TraT, producing ESSLRKYIVLIIISFIGLYISSCSPIISSIEHSELDTDVKFSKSVFLTPSEDRKKIYVRVTNTSGNYNLNFKEKLIGYLANGGYKFVDNPDEADYELRANILFVDDVKKYKAAEGAFEGSAFGALAGAAAIDPDIGGALAGWAVGAAAGAATGFLFPVKTFAGVVDVRVVENINGKQKDDSLQVAVKATQTRLDKEKASLIISDKLAEQVAALFL